In a genomic window of Carassius gibelio isolate Cgi1373 ecotype wild population from Czech Republic chromosome A3, carGib1.2-hapl.c, whole genome shotgun sequence:
- the LOC127952218 gene encoding AN1-type zinc finger protein 2A isoform X1 codes for MEFPDLGEHCSEKSCKRLDFLPMKCDACEEIFCKDHITYANHKCTSSYKKDIQVPVCPLCNTPIPIRRGEMPDIKVGEHIDRDCKSDPAQRKRKIFTNKCSKGGCKQKEMIRVTCDQCHLNYCLKHRHPLDHDCKTDGKPVSKSGHAALMRAQASSSSNAAASSTRGISRTMSNGVTASRHQSSSAQRINAVSSPMVSPTAQNVIPSSASFQVGLTEEQALQRALEMSLAETARASQPTLSPQEQEDLALAQALAASEEEYRRQQQRQQGGAVKETSCCLS; via the exons ATTTTCTTCCAATGAAATGTGATGCCTGTGAAGAAATTTTCTGCAAAGACCACATAACTTATGCAAATCACAAGTGCACTTCTTCATATAAGAAG GATATCCAGGTTCCTGTATGTCCGTTGTGCAACACCCCCATTCCCATTAGAAGAGGGGAAATGCCTGACATCAAAGTTGGGGAACACATAGACAGAGACTGCAAATCTGACCCTGCTCAGAGGAAACGAAAG atctttacaaataaatgctcCAAAGGTGGCTGCAAGCAGAAGGAAATGATCCGAGTGACATGTGACCAGTGCCATTTGAACTACTGTCTCAAACATAGACATCCACTCGACCATGACTGTAAGACTGACGGCAAGCCAGTCTCCAAATCAGG GCACGCAGCTTTAATGAGGGCTCAAGCCTCCTCTTCCAGTAATGCTGCGGCGTCATCCACTAGAGGGATCTCTAGGACCATGTCCAATGGAGTAACTGCAAGCAGACATCAGAGCAGTAG TGCACAAAGGATAAATGCTGTGTCTTCTCCGATGGTGTCTCCAACAGCGCAGAATGTAATTCCATCATCAGCATCATTTCAAGTCGGCCTG ACGGAGGAACAGGCCCTTCAGAGAGCATTAGAAATGTCACTGGCTGAAACAGCTCGGGCAAGCCAACCTACTCTGAG CCCTCAGGAGCAGGAGGATCTGGCCTTAGCTCAGGCTCTCGCTGCTAGTGAAGAAGAATACAGGAGACAGCAGCAGAGACAACAG GGAGGAGCTGTCAAAGAGACCAGCTGCTGTCTGTCTTAA
- the LOC127952218 gene encoding AN1-type zinc finger protein 2A isoform X2, with product MEFPDLGEHCSEKSCKRLDFLPMKCDACEEIFCKDHITYANHKCTSSYKKDIQVPVCPLCNTPIPIRRGEMPDIKVGEHIDRDCKSDPAQRKRKIFTNKCSKGGCKQKEMIRVTCDQCHLNYCLKHRHPLDHDCKTDGKPVSKSGHAALMRAQASSSSNAAASSTRGISRTMSNGVTASRHQSSSAQRINAVSSPMVSPTAQNVIPSSASFQVGLTEEQALQRALEMSLAETARASQPTLSPQEQEDLALAQALAASEEEYRRQQQRQQVARNLSSQ from the exons ATTTTCTTCCAATGAAATGTGATGCCTGTGAAGAAATTTTCTGCAAAGACCACATAACTTATGCAAATCACAAGTGCACTTCTTCATATAAGAAG GATATCCAGGTTCCTGTATGTCCGTTGTGCAACACCCCCATTCCCATTAGAAGAGGGGAAATGCCTGACATCAAAGTTGGGGAACACATAGACAGAGACTGCAAATCTGACCCTGCTCAGAGGAAACGAAAG atctttacaaataaatgctcCAAAGGTGGCTGCAAGCAGAAGGAAATGATCCGAGTGACATGTGACCAGTGCCATTTGAACTACTGTCTCAAACATAGACATCCACTCGACCATGACTGTAAGACTGACGGCAAGCCAGTCTCCAAATCAGG GCACGCAGCTTTAATGAGGGCTCAAGCCTCCTCTTCCAGTAATGCTGCGGCGTCATCCACTAGAGGGATCTCTAGGACCATGTCCAATGGAGTAACTGCAAGCAGACATCAGAGCAGTAG TGCACAAAGGATAAATGCTGTGTCTTCTCCGATGGTGTCTCCAACAGCGCAGAATGTAATTCCATCATCAGCATCATTTCAAGTCGGCCTG ACGGAGGAACAGGCCCTTCAGAGAGCATTAGAAATGTCACTGGCTGAAACAGCTCGGGCAAGCCAACCTACTCTGAG CCCTCAGGAGCAGGAGGATCTGGCCTTAGCTCAGGCTCTCGCTGCTAGTGAAGAAGAATACAGGAGACAGCAGCAGAGACAACAGGTAGCCAGAAACCTTAGCAGTCAGTAG